AGAGTTGCCAGCGTTCGGGGGCAGGCCTTCCAGGGCGGCGCGGTAGCGTTCGGCGTCGCGGGGGTGGCTGGTGACGTCGCGGAGGAATATCCAACGGATTTGTTCGGGGTATTGGCGGGCCAAGGCGCCATAAACTTCAGGGTCGCGCTCGCCGGTGTCGCCCACGAGGATATAGCGGCGATGGGGCCAGCGTTGGAGGATGGCGCTGATGGTGTCGAGTTTGTAGTTTTGCGGAGTGCGCAGCAGTTGCAGCAGAGAGGCGTCCCCTGCATAGACCCGGCGCAGTTCAAACACTCCTTCGGGAAACTGGTTGGTGCGCACAAAGTCGCACAAGGGATCGTACAAGGCCCAGGAAGAGCCGCTGACATAAAAGAAGGCGCAGCCCAAGTGGACTTGCCAGCGGCGGTAGAGCGTCGCCATGTCGTCCACGGGGACGAAGGGTCGGCAAAAGGTGTTTTGCATCAGGGCCTGTTTGTCGAGCACTTGGGAGACACGGATCGTATCGTCTATGTCACTGATGACGGTCCAGCCTTGAGAACTAACCAGGTGCACAGCCCCTGTAAAATGCCGAAGGCTTTGCATGTATCGGGACGTGTGGGATAAGAATACTTGCCATTCTCAGATGGATGAGGATTAGTTGACCCCGCCATGCACAATGAT
This is a stretch of genomic DNA from Fontisphaera persica. It encodes these proteins:
- a CDS encoding phosphatidate phosphatase App1 family protein; translation: MHLVSSQGWTVISDIDDTIRVSQVLDKQALMQNTFCRPFVPVDDMATLYRRWQVHLGCAFFYVSGSSWALYDPLCDFVRTNQFPEGVFELRRVYAGDASLLQLLRTPQNYKLDTISAILQRWPHRRYILVGDTGERDPEVYGALARQYPEQIRWIFLRDVTSHPRDAERYRAALEGLPPNAGNSSPIPPPSQPPPIFPNKYNKSRFHHKNIV